The following proteins are encoded in a genomic region of Streptomyces lunaelactis:
- a CDS encoding MerR family transcriptional regulator has protein sequence MRIGELASRAGVSVRSVRYYEEQGLLTSTRSPSGQRHYTDGEVERVAFIQRLYAAGLSSRTISELLPCVDAPSAENSDSALERMAQERDRLSTHIADLVRTRDALDGLMATARAHRQQLGTAVAG, from the coding sequence GTGCGGATCGGGGAGCTCGCGTCACGGGCCGGAGTCAGCGTCCGGTCCGTGCGCTACTACGAGGAGCAGGGCCTCCTCACCAGCACCCGCAGCCCCAGCGGGCAGCGGCACTACACGGACGGCGAGGTCGAGCGGGTCGCCTTCATCCAGCGGCTGTACGCCGCAGGCCTGTCCAGCCGCACCATCAGCGAGCTGCTGCCCTGCGTCGACGCGCCGAGCGCGGAGAACTCCGACTCCGCGCTGGAGCGGATGGCGCAGGAGCGCGACCGGCTCTCCACGCACATCGCCGACCTCGTGCGGACCAGGGACGCACTCGACGGGCTGATGGCCACAGCCCGGGCGCACCGGCAGCAGTTGGGGACGGCCGTGGCCGGCTGA
- a CDS encoding alkene reductase: protein MTTLFTSYRLGGLTLPNRVVMAPMTRVRAAAGGLATPSMAAYYAQRATAGLIVSEGVQPSAIGQSNPGTPGLHTDEQVEAWRPVTDAVHVNGGRIFAQIMHGGRVSHSDTTGLQPVGPSAVPAVGDVFTPTGLQPAPTPRALDTAEVPEHALSYARAARRAVDAGFDGVELHGANGYLISQFLSSNANLRTDRYGGPIANRIRFAVEAVAATVEAVGGARTGIRLSPGATFWGVEDSDVRELYTALLTELAPLGPAYVHLEATADEEVLVALRRAWPGTLVMNPTLPMGPKQTGRDDADHWLGLGADLISFGRAFIANPDLVERLRGALPIAPADEATHYQGGDAGYLTYSAHQYSA, encoded by the coding sequence ATGACGACCCTTTTCACCAGCTACCGGCTCGGCGGCCTGACGCTGCCCAACCGGGTGGTCATGGCCCCGATGACCCGAGTCCGGGCCGCCGCCGGCGGTCTGGCGACGCCGTCGATGGCGGCCTACTACGCTCAGCGGGCCACGGCCGGGCTGATCGTGAGCGAGGGGGTGCAGCCGAGCGCGATCGGGCAGTCCAACCCGGGTACGCCGGGACTGCACACCGACGAGCAGGTCGAGGCGTGGCGTCCTGTGACCGATGCCGTCCACGTCAACGGTGGACGGATCTTCGCCCAGATCATGCACGGCGGCCGGGTCTCGCATTCCGACACCACCGGCCTGCAACCGGTCGGGCCCTCGGCCGTCCCCGCCGTCGGCGACGTGTTCACCCCGACCGGGCTCCAGCCCGCTCCGACGCCGCGCGCGTTGGACACCGCCGAAGTGCCCGAGCACGCACTGTCCTACGCCCGGGCCGCCCGCCGCGCCGTCGACGCGGGGTTCGACGGCGTGGAACTGCACGGCGCCAACGGCTACCTGATCTCGCAGTTCCTCTCGTCCAACGCCAACCTGCGCACGGACCGCTACGGAGGCCCGATCGCCAACCGGATCAGGTTCGCCGTCGAAGCGGTCGCCGCCACCGTCGAGGCCGTCGGCGGGGCCAGGACCGGCATCCGCCTCTCACCGGGCGCAACGTTCTGGGGAGTCGAGGACTCCGACGTCCGCGAGCTCTACACCGCGCTGCTGACCGAACTGGCCCCACTCGGGCCGGCCTACGTGCACCTCGAAGCCACCGCCGACGAAGAGGTACTGGTCGCCCTGCGCCGGGCGTGGCCGGGCACCCTCGTCATGAACCCGACGCTTCCGATGGGCCCGAAGCAGACCGGCCGGGACGACGCCGACCACTGGCTCGGCCTGGGCGCCGACCTCATCAGCTTCGGCCGCGCCTTCATCGCCAACCCCGACCTGGTCGAACGGTTGCGGGGCGCGCTTCCGATCGCCCCCGCCGATGAGGCCACGCACTACCAGGGCGGTGACGCGGGCTACCTGACCTACTCGGCCCACCAGTACTCGGCCTGA
- a CDS encoding TetR/AcrR family transcriptional regulator: protein MESITGGKSRYHHGDLRNALIEAAVGLAVEGGPERVVLREAARSVGVSPTAAYRHFTGQGDLLEAVKIRGQQALADSMTEAVRVLPGLDDPGEEAVRRTEAIGRGYVRFAIEHPGLYRTAFCRTPLAEGSGFTGLDAPEDRPEFAAFVQLSDTLDTLVAAGRMRPENRPAAEVAAWSAVHGLSLLILDGPLAHLPADQRDAVVERTLTTIVAGLTR from the coding sequence ATGGAATCGATCACGGGCGGCAAGTCCCGCTACCACCACGGCGACCTCCGCAACGCGCTGATCGAGGCCGCCGTCGGACTCGCGGTCGAAGGCGGCCCCGAGCGTGTCGTCCTGCGTGAGGCGGCCCGCAGCGTCGGCGTGTCGCCCACCGCCGCGTACCGCCACTTCACCGGCCAGGGAGATCTCCTCGAGGCCGTGAAGATCCGCGGCCAGCAGGCGCTCGCCGACTCGATGACCGAGGCCGTGCGCGTACTGCCCGGGCTCGACGACCCGGGTGAGGAGGCCGTTCGCAGGACCGAGGCGATCGGGCGTGGGTACGTCCGGTTCGCGATCGAGCACCCGGGGCTCTACCGCACCGCCTTCTGCCGCACGCCCTTGGCGGAGGGCAGCGGCTTTACCGGCCTCGATGCCCCCGAGGACAGGCCCGAGTTCGCGGCGTTCGTGCAGCTCTCGGACACGCTCGACACGCTCGTAGCCGCAGGCCGGATGAGGCCGGAGAACCGGCCTGCGGCCGAGGTCGCCGCCTGGTCGGCCGTCCACGGCCTCTCCCTGCTCATCCTCGACGGCCCGCTCGCCCACCTCCCCGCCGACCAGCGCGACGCGGTCGTGGAGCGCACTCTCACCACCATCGTCGCCGGCCTGACCCGCTAG
- a CDS encoding MMPL family transporter, whose protein sequence is MFDRIAELALHRGRLVLTLTVVAVVAMGAIGFGAFGKLLGGGFEDPSAPSARAQELIDEKFGGESNLVLLVRADDGAGIGSPAAEHAGRALTSELKGEPTVANVISYWDSGTSALTSRDGKEALVLAHVNGDDTEQGDNASAIIDEYTGDRNGLTVQAGGAAAVGDEVPTQVAKDLAVAEMIAVPLILILLVIAFGSIVAALLPLVIGLIAIVGTFAELYVLGSLTSVSVFSINLTTALGLGLGIDYALLMISRFREHLAEGADVPEALRHTVRTAGRTITFSAATVAAALAALLVFPQFFLRSFAYAGIGVVAIAAVSALLVVPALLAVLGHRVNNGRLPWAKTVRSADAPLWGRLARTVMRRPALTALPVLGILLLAASPLLGVIFGTPDERVLPESAQSRQVATAVQRDFTGSDESAVQIVTTGPVAPAELRSYATDISRLDGAVRVETSAGTFSDGRSAPPGPANAALGRPDAQRITVVTDLTPKSGEAQDLVKDVRAVDPPAGTQALVGGTDARLVDSKDSIADRLPAAIGLVAGSTFVILFLFTGSVVQPLRALVLNAISLTAAIGVMVWIFQDGHLASLLGFTPQPMDTSMTVLMFCIAFGLSMDYEVFVTSRIKELHDAGADTETAVTSGLSHTGRIVTMAAGLLAVSFFAFGTAHVSFIQMFGLGSGLAILIDAVAVRGVLVPAAMRLLGRTAWYAPRPLRAVHGRLGLTDGAPTEEERTPAKV, encoded by the coding sequence GTGTTCGATCGAATTGCCGAGCTGGCCCTCCACCGAGGCCGGCTCGTACTGACACTCACCGTGGTGGCCGTGGTTGCCATGGGAGCCATCGGCTTCGGAGCGTTCGGCAAGCTCCTGGGCGGCGGCTTCGAAGATCCGAGCGCGCCCTCGGCCCGCGCCCAGGAGCTCATCGACGAGAAGTTCGGCGGCGAGAGCAACCTGGTCCTGCTGGTCCGGGCCGACGACGGCGCCGGCATCGGCTCGCCCGCCGCCGAGCACGCAGGCCGCGCACTCACCTCGGAGCTCAAGGGCGAGCCCACCGTGGCGAACGTGATCTCGTACTGGGACAGCGGCACCTCCGCGCTGACCTCCCGGGACGGGAAAGAGGCGCTGGTGCTGGCTCACGTCAACGGCGACGACACCGAGCAGGGCGACAACGCCTCGGCGATCATTGATGAGTACACCGGCGACCGGAACGGGCTGACCGTGCAGGCCGGCGGAGCCGCCGCGGTCGGCGACGAAGTGCCCACCCAGGTCGCCAAGGACCTCGCGGTGGCCGAGATGATCGCCGTGCCACTGATCCTCATCCTGCTCGTGATCGCCTTCGGCAGCATCGTTGCGGCACTGCTGCCCCTGGTCATCGGGCTGATCGCGATCGTCGGCACCTTCGCCGAGCTCTATGTGCTCGGCAGCCTCACCAGCGTGTCGGTGTTCTCGATCAACCTCACCACCGCCCTCGGCCTGGGCCTCGGCATCGACTACGCACTGCTCATGATCAGCCGGTTCCGCGAGCACCTCGCGGAGGGCGCCGACGTCCCCGAAGCGCTCCGGCACACGGTACGGACTGCCGGGCGGACCATCACCTTCTCCGCGGCGACCGTCGCAGCCGCACTCGCCGCGCTGCTGGTCTTCCCGCAGTTCTTCCTGCGCTCCTTCGCCTACGCGGGCATCGGCGTGGTGGCCATCGCCGCCGTCAGCGCCCTGCTCGTCGTCCCGGCGCTGCTCGCCGTGCTGGGTCACCGGGTCAACAACGGCCGGCTGCCCTGGGCGAAGACCGTGCGGAGCGCCGACGCGCCCCTTTGGGGCCGGCTGGCCCGCACGGTCATGCGCAGGCCCGCCCTGACCGCACTGCCGGTCCTCGGGATACTGCTCCTCGCCGCGAGTCCGCTGCTCGGAGTCATCTTCGGCACGCCGGACGAGCGGGTGCTGCCAGAGAGCGCCCAGAGCCGGCAGGTCGCCACCGCGGTGCAGCGCGACTTCACCGGCAGCGACGAGTCGGCGGTGCAGATCGTCACGACCGGGCCCGTGGCCCCGGCCGAGCTGCGCTCGTACGCGACCGACATCTCGCGGCTCGACGGCGCGGTGCGGGTCGAGACCTCCGCCGGCACCTTCAGCGACGGCCGGTCCGCTCCGCCCGGGCCCGCGAACGCCGCGCTGGGCCGGCCCGACGCCCAGCGGATCACCGTCGTCACCGACCTCACCCCCAAGTCGGGCGAGGCGCAGGACCTGGTCAAGGACGTACGAGCGGTGGATCCGCCCGCCGGGACCCAGGCGCTGGTCGGCGGCACCGACGCGCGGCTCGTCGACTCCAAGGACTCGATCGCCGACCGGCTCCCGGCCGCCATCGGTCTCGTCGCGGGCAGTACGTTCGTGATCCTCTTCCTGTTCACCGGCAGCGTGGTCCAGCCACTGCGGGCGCTGGTCCTCAACGCCATCAGCCTCACCGCGGCAATCGGCGTCATGGTGTGGATCTTCCAGGACGGCCACTTGGCCTCCCTGCTCGGCTTCACACCACAGCCGATGGACACCTCGATGACGGTGCTCATGTTCTGCATCGCCTTCGGCCTGTCCATGGACTACGAGGTCTTCGTGACGAGCCGGATCAAGGAGCTGCACGACGCGGGCGCCGACACGGAGACCGCCGTCACCAGCGGGCTCTCGCACACCGGGCGGATCGTGACCATGGCAGCCGGGCTGCTCGCGGTGAGCTTCTTCGCCTTCGGCACGGCCCATGTCAGCTTCATCCAGATGTTCGGGCTCGGCAGCGGTCTGGCGATCCTGATCGACGCGGTGGCCGTACGCGGGGTGCTCGTGCCGGCGGCCATGCGGCTGCTGGGGCGTACGGCCTGGTACGCGCCGAGGCCGCTGCGCGCTGTGCACGGGCGGCTGGGCCTCACCGACGGCGCGCCCACTGAGGAGGAGCGGACGCCCGCGAAGGTCTGA
- a CDS encoding DUF6234 family protein, whose translation MAFDASVTPHTGRGADVGAALGLLFLEALALLLIFGLWVLSGFNLDPGRTVKADPLSGYLVAAGGVGAVAVVASAIASRSGAVVTVWTQCFIAAIVAAGLFGGMAVQQHEDKLNQPAPVFTGEVGCRSGGDNSECADTGG comes from the coding sequence GTGGCGTTCGACGCCTCCGTAACGCCTCACACTGGTCGGGGCGCCGACGTGGGGGCTGCCCTGGGGCTGCTGTTCCTCGAAGCCCTTGCCTTGCTGCTGATCTTCGGCCTCTGGGTGTTGTCGGGGTTCAATCTCGACCCGGGCAGGACAGTGAAAGCCGACCCGTTGTCGGGCTACCTGGTCGCCGCCGGTGGGGTCGGTGCCGTGGCGGTGGTGGCGTCCGCGATCGCGTCCCGGTCCGGTGCTGTGGTGACGGTGTGGACCCAGTGCTTCATAGCCGCCATCGTGGCGGCGGGGCTTTTCGGCGGGATGGCGGTCCAGCAGCATGAGGACAAGCTCAACCAACCCGCACCCGTGTTCACCGGCGAAGTGGGGTGCCGCAGTGGCGGCGACAACAGCGAATGCGCGGACACCGGAGGCTGA
- a CDS encoding damage-control phosphatase ARMT1 family protein, with translation MSQPTPADVGNAPVVVSNTVGSFAWGVLHDRHPALVERVRRATPYPAEQQHALHALLRETAEGGVIEALDDTEPDAAEWRRWAGGHIGCRWADVPFLWAESYFYRKLLAALGYFAPGPWRGIDPFAPFKRAELMGATVDSELAALDGIPRLPAAQQDTTLLHASLWGNRADLGFRLSAGESGLGERVTGLVVDDTTALWDLLAGQRPGKVCLVADNAGPELLPDLVLADHLLTTDRASCVSLHIKPYPYYISDATTTDVLDCLTRMAAASGRASEIGGRLRQAVTGGRLLLRAYPFACAPLPYLDMPVGLREDFASATLTVMKGDLNYRRLVGDRHWPATTAFSKVTEYFPGPVAALRTLKSDVITGLAPHTQAELEATGSAWRTSGTHALVQVRT, from the coding sequence ATGTCGCAACCAACTCCGGCCGACGTGGGCAACGCCCCTGTCGTTGTGAGCAATACCGTCGGCTCCTTCGCCTGGGGCGTTCTCCATGACCGGCACCCTGCGCTGGTCGAACGCGTACGCCGGGCGACCCCCTATCCCGCGGAACAGCAGCACGCTCTGCACGCCCTGCTGCGCGAGACCGCCGAGGGAGGTGTCATCGAGGCGCTCGACGACACCGAACCGGATGCAGCTGAATGGCGGCGGTGGGCCGGGGGCCACATCGGGTGTCGCTGGGCAGACGTGCCGTTCCTCTGGGCGGAGAGCTACTTCTACCGGAAGCTGCTGGCCGCGCTGGGCTACTTCGCTCCAGGACCGTGGCGGGGCATCGACCCGTTCGCACCCTTCAAACGCGCCGAACTCATGGGCGCGACCGTCGATTCCGAGCTCGCCGCCCTCGACGGGATTCCCCGCCTGCCGGCAGCGCAGCAGGACACCACCCTGCTGCACGCGTCACTGTGGGGGAACAGAGCCGACCTTGGCTTCCGGCTGTCGGCCGGCGAGTCCGGTCTGGGCGAGCGTGTGACAGGGCTCGTCGTGGACGACACGACGGCGCTCTGGGACCTGCTGGCAGGCCAACGGCCCGGAAAGGTGTGCCTGGTCGCCGACAACGCCGGGCCGGAGTTGCTGCCCGATCTGGTTCTCGCCGACCATCTGCTCACCACGGATCGCGCCTCGTGCGTGAGCCTGCACATCAAGCCGTATCCGTACTACATCTCCGACGCCACCACGACTGACGTGCTCGACTGTCTGACACGCATGGCCGCGGCCTCCGGACGGGCATCGGAGATCGGTGGGCGGCTGCGGCAGGCGGTGACCGGCGGACGTCTCCTCCTGCGCGCCTATCCGTTCGCGTGCGCCCCACTGCCGTACCTGGACATGCCGGTCGGGCTCCGGGAGGACTTCGCCTCCGCCACCTTGACCGTCATGAAGGGCGACCTGAACTACCGCCGGCTCGTCGGTGACCGCCACTGGCCCGCCACCACCGCCTTCTCGAAGGTCACCGAGTACTTTCCCGGCCCGGTCGCCGCGCTGCGGACATTGAAGTCCGATGTCATCACCGGTCTCGCACCGCATACGCAGGCGGAGCTGGAAGCGACAGGCAGCGCCTGGCGGACCAGCGGTACGCACGCGCTGGTCCAGGTCAGGACGTGA
- a CDS encoding S1 family peptidase yields the protein MKSYLKHLRTTTAIGAVALAAFSLQPGAANAASAPTPRGDVGTKVVGGTKADQGEFPFMVRLSMGCGGALYAKDIVLTAAHCVDASGPNTGITATAGVVDLEDPNAISVKSTEVLQAPGYNGKGKDWALIKLEKPIDLPTLPIAADDKFNTGDFDIAGWGADKEGGDQQRYLLKAKVPYIDDATCQTAYGDQLTAGEELCAGILDTGGVDTCQGDSGGPMFRKDDADGWIQVGIVSWGEGCARPGKPGVYTEVSTFAADIKQAADGLGG from the coding sequence TTGAAGAGCTACCTGAAGCACCTCAGGACGACCACCGCGATCGGTGCCGTCGCCCTCGCTGCCTTCAGCCTCCAGCCCGGCGCGGCCAACGCCGCCTCCGCACCGACCCCACGCGGTGACGTAGGCACGAAGGTTGTCGGCGGGACCAAGGCCGATCAGGGTGAATTCCCGTTCATGGTCCGCCTGTCCATGGGCTGTGGCGGCGCACTGTACGCCAAGGACATCGTTCTGACCGCCGCTCACTGCGTCGACGCCAGCGGCCCGAACACCGGCATCACCGCGACGGCCGGCGTCGTCGACCTGGAGGACCCCAACGCGATCAGCGTGAAGTCCACCGAGGTCCTCCAGGCGCCCGGCTACAACGGCAAGGGCAAGGACTGGGCGCTGATCAAGCTCGAGAAGCCGATCGATCTGCCGACCCTGCCGATCGCCGCGGACGACAAGTTCAACACCGGCGACTTCGACATCGCCGGCTGGGGCGCGGACAAGGAAGGCGGCGACCAGCAGCGCTATCTCCTCAAGGCCAAGGTCCCGTACATCGACGACGCCACCTGCCAGACGGCGTACGGCGACCAGCTGACCGCCGGCGAAGAGCTCTGCGCAGGGATCCTGGACACCGGCGGCGTCGACACCTGTCAGGGCGACTCCGGCGGACCCATGTTCCGTAAGGACGACGCGGATGGCTGGATCCAGGTCGGCATCGTCAGCTGGGGCGAGGGATGCGCGCGCCCGGGCAAGCCCGGTGTCTACACCGAGGTGAGCACCTTCGCGGCGGACATCAAGCAAGCCGCCGACGGGCTGGGCGGCTGA
- a CDS encoding ArsR/SmtB family transcription factor, which yields MHAFDVLGDPVRRRILELLADGEQTAGAVSGVIHEEFGISQPAVSQHLRVLRESGFATVRPEGTRRLYAVDPGPLQEVDVWLEHFRRFWNQRLDALDTELARGGRERREKDDPRSPGGSKPHTKCEEDA from the coding sequence GTGCACGCATTCGACGTTCTTGGTGATCCAGTCCGTCGCCGGATACTGGAGCTGCTCGCCGACGGCGAGCAGACGGCCGGCGCGGTCAGTGGGGTCATCCACGAGGAGTTCGGGATCTCGCAGCCGGCGGTGTCGCAGCACCTCCGAGTACTGCGGGAGTCCGGGTTCGCGACCGTCCGACCGGAGGGCACCAGGCGCCTGTACGCAGTCGATCCGGGGCCCCTGCAGGAGGTCGACGTCTGGCTGGAGCACTTCCGCCGGTTCTGGAACCAGCGCCTGGACGCCCTGGATACCGAACTCGCGCGCGGCGGGCGCGAACGCCGCGAAAAGGACGACCCGAGGTCGCCGGGGGGCAGCAAGCCACACACGAAGTGCGAGGAGGACGCGTGA
- a CDS encoding DUF4265 domain-containing protein, producing MTSTVSPEPGTAGDQRIKIWFRFMPREGWLPQDTEGLWATRLGDDTARVENVPFLQNGVAEGDVVRFATDDDGLHWAKERVSASENCAVRVLPVPSGPLGRSAQAVHAHLAPFGLGGEVFSDEFPLVAFNVPAEADLGQIKKLLAHGQEEGWWHFEVGCATDAWRQA from the coding sequence ATGACGTCGACAGTGTCGCCAGAGCCAGGCACAGCCGGGGATCAGCGCATCAAGATCTGGTTCCGTTTCATGCCGAGAGAAGGCTGGCTTCCGCAGGACACCGAGGGCCTGTGGGCGACACGCCTCGGCGACGACACCGCCCGCGTGGAGAACGTCCCCTTCTTGCAGAACGGGGTCGCCGAAGGCGACGTCGTGCGCTTTGCCACCGATGATGACGGCCTCCACTGGGCCAAGGAACGGGTCTCGGCATCCGAGAACTGCGCTGTCCGAGTCCTGCCGGTGCCCAGCGGCCCCCTGGGACGGAGTGCTCAGGCTGTGCACGCGCACCTGGCACCGTTCGGCTTGGGCGGCGAGGTGTTCAGTGACGAGTTTCCGTTGGTCGCCTTCAACGTGCCTGCCGAGGCGGACCTGGGCCAGATCAAGAAGCTTCTGGCCCACGGCCAAGAGGAGGGCTGGTGGCACTTCGAGGTCGGATGTGCCACCGACGCCTGGAGACAGGCGTAG
- a CDS encoding tyrosine-protein phosphatase, which yields MRRHIEFERLHNFRDLGGYRTQDGRTVQWGRLYRSDSLSKLQGADWDQFLALKVGAVIDLRYPWEIEAKGRVPDSEGLEYINLSVEHRPYDQAEIDPDLDPWRFLADRYAEVALDGAEELLQALKVIASGNAPQVFHCASGKDRTGLLAGLVLALLGVAEDDIVADFALTELATERLIADWTAANPGRTMTWPGYGRAPEEVMRLFMSDLTATYGSVHDYAVEHLGVDETLISQLRTQLLST from the coding sequence GTGAGAAGACATATCGAGTTCGAACGCCTCCACAACTTCCGGGACTTGGGCGGCTACCGCACCCAGGATGGCCGCACCGTGCAATGGGGCCGCCTCTACCGATCCGACTCGCTCTCCAAGCTCCAGGGAGCCGACTGGGACCAGTTCCTCGCCCTCAAAGTGGGCGCGGTGATCGACCTGCGCTATCCGTGGGAGATAGAGGCGAAAGGCCGCGTGCCCGACAGCGAGGGACTCGAGTACATCAACCTCAGCGTGGAACACCGGCCCTACGACCAGGCGGAGATCGACCCTGACCTGGACCCCTGGCGCTTCCTCGCCGACCGGTACGCGGAGGTCGCCCTCGATGGAGCCGAGGAACTCCTGCAGGCCCTTAAGGTCATCGCATCCGGCAATGCCCCACAGGTCTTCCACTGCGCATCGGGCAAGGACCGTACCGGCCTGCTGGCCGGCCTGGTCCTCGCGCTCCTGGGCGTGGCCGAGGACGACATCGTCGCGGACTTCGCTCTCACCGAACTGGCCACCGAGCGTCTGATCGCCGACTGGACAGCGGCCAACCCCGGTCGGACTATGACGTGGCCCGGCTACGGACGAGCGCCGGAAGAGGTCATGCGACTGTTCATGTCCGACCTCACTGCCACTTACGGCTCCGTGCACGACTACGCCGTTGAGCACCTCGGCGTCGACGAAACCCTGATCTCACAGTTGCGCACGCAGCTTCTGAGCACCTGA